GTAATATTGAGCCTAACATTCAAGTAATAAACGCAGATGTGAGTGGCGATAGATCATTAACCCTAAAATACACACCCCACAATGAAATTCCGCTAGCCGAATCAAGCGAAGAGGTCATGAAACATTTACATTACTTATGGCAATTTGACGTTAGGTTAGTTGAAGAACATCACGGCGAAGAAAAGGTTATCGCGCAATGTCCCGCATTAGAAAAAGAAAAAGCGAGCTAACGACACGTTGCTCGCCATTTCTATCTTCAATTCAATCTAGGCAGAAAGCTCTTTTAATACATCTTCTTTAAGCTCTAGCCACAGTTTTCCTGATTCAACACCATATTTACGCACGGTTAAAACTGAATCATCAAATTTATTTTCTTTTGCTAATTCAATAAGTTTATCGTAATAAGCTCTCGAGATTTCTCTACCTTTTGGGTGAGCAAAATATAAACTACCAATACGAGAATATAAGCCTTTAAAGCCATTTAAAATCAATAAATATATCGGATTTCCTGATGCAACCACCAATTCTTTATTGAGTTGGTAATCAAATTCAGCGTACGCTTCACCAGTATCTTCAATATCTTTATACGCCTCAAGTAGTTCAATGGTTTTTTCAGGATTGTTTCTGATTGCACCACGAACATAGATGGCACTGATGTTTGTGCGAGCTGACATTAAATTATCAACTAAGTCAGGAACGCCCTCTTGATCTAATTGTGCAAGTGTTTCAAGCACATTTAAACTAGACGTATCCCAGAAATTATTCACTTTAGTTGGTTTGCCGTGCTTAATGGTTAACCAGCCATCGCGAGCTAATCGCTGTAATACTTCTCTAAGTGTCGTTCTGGTTACTCCAATCAATTCAGAAAGCTCTCGTTCTGCAGGTAAAATTGATCCTGGAGGAAAGCCCCCATTCCAGATGGATTCGACTATATACTGCTCAGCAAACCCTGCCGGACTATGTGCTTTAATAACCATAAGGCTCCACGCAACGACGTTAATTAAAAGTGAACTGATTGTACCAGAAGAATATTTTGGCACAAGAAAATTAGTGACAGTAATAGTTAAGCAACAACGAAAATATAATTTAAAGATTAAAAATCAATGAATTAAAGATAATTCAGGTAAGCAGCAATCATAAATATTTAAACAGTTTTCTAATAATAATAATGAATCTATTTTACAAACGATACTATTAGACATAAACTGAAAACTCGTATAATTTACAATAACTAATATAAACATTATAACGAGAACCTTCGACGAAATAGCGTTAACCTATAGAACATAAATTACTGCTAACAGATGATACGTATAGACGTTTGCCGATAAAACCGTCAAACGGGTGTAACTAACCCTTTAACAGATTGCCTATCAAAGTAGCATTTTAATTTAAAAAGCCTGTGCTTTTACGTTGTAATTAAGTTAACGAATTGAATATAAAGATTATTAGAAGTCCGTTAGGTTTTAGTGATAACAAAAAGGTCACGATTATGCATCTGTTGAAATGGGCAATATTACTTTTCGGTTTCTGGCTTCTGCTCTCTGGGTATTATCAACCATTACTGCTCACCTTTGGTTTAATATCAGTTGCTATTGTTATTGTTGTGATTAAACGCATGGATAACGTTGACCAACAAGAAAAGTCAGTAAGTACCGGGTATAGGGTTTTGCGTTACTTCTTATGGTTAATTAGCGAAATCATCCGCTCGAGTTTACAAGTAACTAAGCTTGTTTGGGGCCCCTCTAAAAGTGTATCGCCATCATTATCAAAAATAAATGTCAGCAAAATACCGCATAATTCTCGTGTTTTATACGTCAACTCTATTACCTTAACACCAGGAACACTGAGTGTAGATTTAGAAGGTGATGAATTAACAGTCCACGCGCTTCAAAAAAAATCTATTGATAGACTTAAGAAAGGTGATATGGAAAATAAATTAAAAATTATTTGGGGAGAAAACGAATGACACCCGTTCTTGCCGCTGTATGTATTACAATTCTAGTGGTCATGGCATTAGCTTTAGCACGAGCATTTAAAGCTGAAACCGTTTATGACCGAATCCTCGGTGTTAATATGTTTGGCACTAAAACTGTTTTGTTTATTGCTGTTGTTGGTTATCTCATGGGGCGACCTGATTTTTTAGATATCGCCATCGTTTATGCACTCATTAATTTTATTGGTATGGTAGCTGTACTTCGTTTTTTCGAATATACAGCACCGATCGACTAATCATCACCTATAAGGGTTAATTTATGTTATTACTCGACATTATCAGTGGTGTATTACTTATCTTTGGTGCTTTTTTCGGGCTAAGCGGTGCCGTTGGTCTTTTTAAGTTCCCTGATTTTTTTACGCGCGTTCATGCCGCCAGTGTTACCGATTCGATTGCAGCAATATTGGTACTTGGTGGTCTTATATTACAAACCAATTTAGATCTGAATACTGCTAAGTTATTATTTATTTTGATTTTTCTATTAATCACGAGTCCGACGGCATCTCATGTTCTAGCAAAGTCAGCCCGACATGGTGGCTTACTTTCTATGCCAGAAAAAGAACAACAAAAGGAGAATGAGCCTTAATGGAACTATTAATCGATTTAGTCTTACTCGCAATGCTAGCATTAACCGCATTGCGCATTATTTTTCTTAAAGATTTATTCGCAGTTGTAATGCTATTTAGTATCTACAGCTTTCTTTCTGCGTTAATTTTTATCAACCTTGATGCTGTTGATGTTGCTTTTACTGAAGCTGCCGTAGGTGCCGGTATATCAACCGTATTGATGTTAGGCACAATCGCTATAACCGGGCGTACAGAAACACCTCCTGCCAAATCAAAGCTTTTACCGTTACTCATAGTGGTCGTTACAGGCGCTGCCCTCATATACGGTACGCTCGACATGCCTCCTTTTGGTCATGCCGAAAACCCTGTTCATGAACACGTTGCGCCAAGGTACATTGAAGAGTCTCCAAAAGAAATTGGTTTGCCTAATATGGTGACTTCAGTGTTAGCAAGCTATCGAGGGTTCGATACGCTAGGAGAAACCGTGGTTGTATTTTCTGCAATGATTGGCGTGTTGTCGCTGTTAAGGCTTAGAAAACGTGACGCAGATAAAAATCCTGAATCTGGCATTAAAGCGCATAGAGTATTACAAGTGATCGCTAAAATTGTTATTCCTATGATTATTTTGTTTGCGCTTTATGTGCAGTTTCATGGTGATTTTGGTCCAGGTGGAGGATTCCAAGCAGGTGTAATTGCTGCTGCTGCATTCATTCTTTATGCATTGGTCTTTGGTTTATCAAATGTCTTTAAAGTGGTTGGTCCTACGTTTTTACGAATCCTCGCCGTGTTTGGCGTACTTCTGTACGCTGGAGTTGGCGTATACAGTATGGCAATGGGAGGCAACTTTCTTGATTACAATTATTTAGCTGAAAATCCGTTATCCGGTCAACATTACGGCATTATTCTAATAGAGCTTGGAGTGGGCATAACAGTCTTCGCCGTTATGCTCAGTATTTTTTATGCCTTTGACAGCCAAATTGAGAGGGCGAATATTCAATGAGTTTTATTGCAGATTACTACAATTACTGGATCGTCGTATTCTTGATGATGACAGGGTTTTATATTGTTATTTCAGCGAGCAACCTAGTAAAAAAAGTTGTTGGTTTAAACATCTTTCAAACCTCGGTTTTTATGCTTTATATATCAATGGGTAAAGTTAAAGGAGGCACGGCACCTATCTTAACCGAAGGGGCTACTCAATATTCTAACCCATTACCGCATGTACTGATTTTAACCGCTATTGTTGTTGGTGTTGCTACTACAGCCGTTGCTTTGTCTCTAATTGTACGTATTAAAGAAGAATACGGTACGGTTGAAGAAAATGAATTTGAAAACAAGGATGATGCTATCTGATGATTGAACAACACTTAGCCACTCTACCTATTATACTGCCTCTTATTGCAGCACCTATTGCGCTTATTTTAGGGCGTTCAATGCTTACTTGGGCGTTCGCAACGTTAGTCAGTGCTTTATCTTGTATCGCATCATGGCAACTGTTAATGATAACGCTTTCTGATGGCGCATTAAGTTATGCGCTGGGTGGTTGGCCACCTCCTTGGGGAATTGAACTTAACGTTGATGTCACTAATGCTTTTGTTTTATTAGCCGTCAGTGCAATGTCAACCTTGGTATTAATCTATTCAAAAGACAGTATTGAAAAAGAAATCAATACCTCTAATCATTCACTTTATTATACAGCGCATTTACTCTGTTTAACGGGTTTATCTGGTATGTTAATTACCGGTGATGCCTTTAACTTATTCGTCTTTTTAGAAATATCTTCGTTAGCTACTTATACATTAGTGAGTCTAGCGTCTGATCGCCGTTGTTTAACAGCAACCTTTCGTTATTTAGTCATGGGTACTATAGGAGCTACCTTTATTCTCATTGGGGTTGGCATGCTCTATATGAAAACGGGTACGCTGAACATGGCTGATCTCTCAACGAAAATGGCAGCCTTTGAAAGCAATCGTACATTAAATACCGGCCTCGCTTTTATTATGGTAGGTGTAAGTTTAAAGCTTGCACTTTTCCCACTACATATGTGGCTACCTGCTGCTTATACCCATGCGCCATCGTCAGTAACCGCATTCCTTGCAAGTACTGCCACCAAAGTTGCCGTTTACGTGATGATACGCTTCATATTCTCGGTGTTTGGTGCATCACATGTATTCGAAACAATGAGCATGGAAATCATACTGATGATTTTAGCCATTGTTGCTATTTTTAAATGCTCATATATGGCAACTGTGCAAAGTAATGTAAAAACCCTACTTGCCTACAGTAGTGTTGCTCAAATAGGGTATATGGTACTGGGTATTAGTTTAGTGAGTATCCCTGGTCTTATGTCAGGGTTAATTCATATTTTCAACCATGCATTAATGAAAGGCGCATTATTTATGGCGGTAGGTGCGGTGTTCTATCGTATGGGTTCAGTTAACATAGAAGCCTTTAAAGGTTTAGGTAAGAAAATGCCACTTACGATGGCAGCCTTTACTATTGCTGGGTTAAGCATTATTGGTGTGCCCCTAACCGCTGGTTTTGTCAGCAAGTGGTATTTAGTGACTGCAGCGTTAGAACAAGACCTATGGATAGTTGCAGCTTTAGTTTTATTAGGTTCTTTATTAGCCGTCGTTTATATCGGCCGCGTATTAGAAGCTGCTTACTTTCAGGAACCGCCGGAGTCTCAAGATGCTAACAACATTAAAGAAGTGCCATGGTTAATGCTTATGCCGATGTGGATACTGGTCTTAGCAAACATTTATTTTGGAATTAATACCAGTTTAACGGTTGAAGCTGCAACAAGTGCATCGCAATGGCTGTTTCAAGGATATAACCCAGCGGGGGTAGCATTATGAACCTCTGGCAAAATATAGACCCATCACTACTGATTAGTTTATCAATATTAGTCCCTTTTATTGGATCTCTACTGGTAATTGCAGCAGGTAAATTCCCTAATTTAAGAGAAACAATAACGTTAGTAACGGCGGCGATACTCTTTACGATAGTGCTCGCCATTACCGATTACACATTTCAAGGTGTGGTATTACAGCAACACGTCATTGATTTGTTTCCGGGGTTAGCGCTCAGCTTCACCGTAGAACCTCTTGGGGTACTATTTGCGCTAGTAGCCAGTTTCCTTTGGATCGTCACCAGCATTTATGCCATCGGTTATATGCGTGGCCACAACGAAAAGAATCAAACACGATTTTTTTGCTGTTTTGCCTTAGCGATTAGCTCCGTAATGGCTATCTGTTTTTCTGGAAACTTGTTAACTCTCTTTATTTTCTATGAAGTATTAACATTATCAACTTATCCATTGGTAACACATGCTGGCAATGATGCAGCCAAACGAGGCGGACGTGTTTATTTAGGTATTTTGTTAAGTACATCAATCTTATTTTTACTTTTTGCCGTTATGGGTACCTATGCTTTAACAGGTAATTTAACCTTCCAAGCCGGTGGAGTTTTTGATAACTCGCATAGCAAAATGATAATGGCTATTTTATTAGTATTATTTTGCTACGGTATTGGTAAAGCAGCAATTATGCCGTTTCATCGCTGGTTACCTGCAGCAATGGTGGCACCTACGCCTGTCAGTGCATTGTTGCATGCTGTTGCAGTAGTCAAAGCTGGGGTTTTCAGCATCTTAAAAATCGTCATTTATATCTTTGGTTTAGATACCCTTAAAGAGTTAGCGACCACTGATATAATGCTCTATATTGGCGCCGCTACTATTTTACTTTCTTCATGTATCGCCATGACTAAAGACAACTTAAAAGCTAGGTTAGCCTACTCTACAGTTAGTCAACTAAGCTATATTGTTGTTGGTGCCCTATTAGCATCCTCTATAGCGAGTGCGGGTGCTGCACTCCATATTGCAACCCATGCGGTTGGTAAAATTACACTATTCTTCTGTGCTGGCGCCATTATGGTTGCTAGTCACAAGAAAAACATCTCAGAAATGGTTGGTTTGGGTAAGAAAATGCCGATTACCATGGCCGCGTTTGCTATAGGTGCTATTAGCATTATAGGTCTACCGCCAATGGCTGGTACTTGGAGTAAATGGTATTTAACCATTGGTGCCCTAGAAACTGATAAATTATTAATTGTAGCTACATTAATGATAAGCTCATTACTGAATATAGCGTATTTATTACCTATACCAATCAAAGCATTCTTTAATAAAGCAAGTACTGATAACCAACCTTGGAGTTGGCAGCAAACACAAGAAGCACCTTTACCTATGTTAATCGCTATTTCGGTAACATCTTTAGGTTGTATTGTACTATTTTTCTATCCACAGCCCTTGATTGATTTAATCAATCTTATTCCGGGCGTTGCTACTAATGGAGAAGGTTAAGATGGCTGAGCAAAACCATGAACAAAGTGGCTTCTTCGATAAGCCTGAAAACATTCGTAAAATGTTAAGAGTTTTTTATATCATTTGCGCTTTACTCGTGATTGTAGACCTTGTTGTTAACCGCCATATTTATCATGACTGGGAAAACATTCCTGCATTTTATGCTCTCTATGGTTTTGTTGGCTGTGTCGTTTTGGTATTAATCGCCACCGAAATGAGAAAGTTTTTAATGCGTAAGGAAGATTATTACGATGAATAGCTTAATACTGCTTCCGCCCTTTTTACCGCTATTATTCGGGGCGCTAGCCGCTTTATTTTTACGTGGTTGGTTACGAAACACTGTGATGTTAATCGTACCCATTATTGGTGCGTTAAATATCTATGGTCTAGATACTGGTGTATTTTGGTCATTAGAATTTATGGGCTATACCTTAGAACCCGTAAAGGTCGATAAGCTCAGTTTAATGTTTGGCTATCTTTTTCATATTGCTTCGTTTATCGCTATTGTTTACGCGATACATATTAAAGATACCCTTCAACATGTTGCAGCATTAGCCTATGCAGCAAGTGCTGTTGGTGCTGTATTTGCTGGTGACTTATTAACCCTGTTTGTATTTTGGGAGTTACTCGCACTTACTTCAGTATTTTTAATTTGGGCCAGAAGAACTGATAAAGCGTACGCTTCGGGTCTACGATATTTAATTATTCAAGTACTCTCAGGTGTTATGTTGCTTGCAGGTCTACTTATCTACGCTCAAGTCAATGATAGTTTATTGTTTACTGAGATTGGTTTAGAACATCAAGGTATTGCACAAATTGGTGCTTGGTTAATCTTTTTAGCCTTCGGTATTAAATGTGCTTTTCCTTTTGTACACAATTGGTTAACTGATGCCTACCCTGAAGCTACGCCTACAGGAACAATATTTCTAGCTTCTTTTACGACCAAAGTAGCAGTCTATGCTTTTGCTCGTGGCTACCCTGGCACTGAATTACTTGTTTGGATTGGTGTCACTATGGCATGTTTTCCAATTTTCTTTGCTGTTATAGAAAATGATCTAAGGCGCGTACTTGCGTACAGTTTAATTAACCAAATCGGCTTTATGATAGTCGGTATAGGTATTGGTACAGCGGTCGCGTTAAACGGTGCTGTTGCACATGCTTTCAATGACGTTATCTTTAAAGGTTTGTTAATGATGACGATGGGGGCTGTGTTACATATGACAGGGAAAATAAATGGCTCCGAATTAGGAGGCTTATACAAAAGCATGCCTAAAACGACCATTCTCTGTATTGTCGGCGCTGCATCTATTTCAGCCTTCCCGCTCTTTAGTGGCTTTGTCTCTAAATCGATGATTATGAGTGCGGCAGTTGCTGAAGGCTACGATGTCGTTTGGCTATTATTATTGTTTGCTGCAGCAGGTGTATTCCATCATGCAGGGATCAAAATTCCTTACTTCGCATTCTTTGCTCATGATTCTGGCATCAGAACCACAGAGCCACCTCGTAATATGCTAATTGCCATGACTTTAGCAGCTGTAGCTTGTGTGGTTATTGGTTCATTCCCTGCACAAACGGTTTATGCATTGCTGCCATGGGAAGCAAACTACCAACCGTATGACTTAACGCATGTATTAACGCAATTACAATTGTTATTCTTCTCTGCACTTGCTTTCGTATGGCTTAACCAACGAAACATGTATCCACCTGAGTTGCCCTCTACAAACTTAGATGCGGATTGGTTTTATCGTAAATTGGCACCGAATGTAATAAAACGGGTTGCCAGTGCTGTCTATCACAGCTATCAACGTGCTGAACTTGCTGTGGTAATGTCAATTAAGCATATAGTACAGCGTTCATACGATGCAGATAAAAATGAACCTAGAGGCTACTTTGCTCGATTTTGGCTTACTGATACGATGGTAGTTTGGGTGGCAATTTTACTTGTTGCCTATTTATTGTTGTATTACATCTAGCGTATTAAAGCGATTTAATACCAATTCATTTGATAAAGCTCCTACATAATGGGAGCTTTATTTTTTTAAGCCTATAGTGACGTCGTTCACTCTATAAAAGAGTAGACTTGCCTACCAATAGAATTAATTTAGATGAAAATAGTCTTTGCAACCACAATATGACCCTGTTATAAATCTGCCGATTTTTTAGCTAACCTAGAAAAAAGGCTCTTCCGAGATGAACCAATCTGCCATTAGTGCATTTTACCAAAACTTTTTAGGGAACTCCCCTAGATGGTACAAACAAGCCATTATTGCTTGCCTCATTATTAATCCAATATTGTTCCAAATTAGTCCTTACCTTGCTGGTTGGGCACTCGTACTTGAATTTATCTTCACGCTTGCAATGGCACTTAAATGTTACCCATTACAACCGGGTGGCTTACTGGCAATTGAAGCCGTTGTTATTGGCATGACAAGCCCTGAACAAGTCATGCATGAAATCCAAGCCAACATTGAAGTATTACTGCTATTGATTTTTATGGTGGCAGGCATCTATTTCATGAAGAATTTATTGCTATTTCTATTCGCTAAAATTGTTACTAAGATTCGTTCTAAAACAATCGTTTCCTTATTGTTTTGTGTAAGTAGTGCTTTCTTATCAGCATTTTTAGATGCGTTAACGGTAATTGCCGTTATTATTGCAGTAGCGGTTGGTTTTTACGCGGTTTATCACAAAGTCGCTTCTGGAAAAGATAATCACCAACATGATCATGATCATACTTGTGACCAAGGTGTTCAAGAGCCCTCCCGTCTTGATTTAGACAATTTTCGCGCATATTTACGAAATTTAATGATGCATGCAGGTGTTGGTACAGCTCTTGGCGGCGTCTGCACCATTGTTGGTGAACCACAAAACTTAATTATTGGTCAACAAGCAGGATGGGATTTCATTGAATTTTTCATTCGAATGTCTCCGGTAACAATTCCTGTTTTTATCTCAGGTATCATTACCTGCATTTTGCTTGAAAAGCTAAAGTGGTTTGGTTATGGCTCAACGTTACCTGAAAGTGTACGAAATATCTTAATCGATTATGAAAAAACTCAGTCTAAAAAACGCACCAAGAAAGATAAAGTAAAATTAATCATGCAGGGAGTTGTCGGTATTTGGCTAATTGTTGGTTTAGCCTTGCACCTTGCTGCTGTGGGTTTAATTGGATTAACCGTTATTATTTTTGCCACTTCTTTTACCGGGATCACTGAAGAACATCAAATTGGCCATGCTTTTGAAGAAGCACTCCCCTTCACCGCCCTTTTAGCCGTATTTTTTGCCATTGTCGCTGTTATTATAGATCAACAGCTCTTTACACCGGTTATCACTTGGGTATTAACGTTCGAAGGTAATATGCAATTAGTGATGTTCTATTTAGCAAATGGCTTTTTATCCATGGTCAGTGATAACGTTTTTGTTGGAACTGTTTACATTACTGAAGTACAAA
The Thalassotalea hakodatensis genome window above contains:
- a CDS encoding DUF4040 domain-containing protein; translated protein: MELLIDLVLLAMLALTALRIIFLKDLFAVVMLFSIYSFLSALIFINLDAVDVAFTEAAVGAGISTVLMLGTIAITGRTETPPAKSKLLPLLIVVVTGAALIYGTLDMPPFGHAENPVHEHVAPRYIEESPKEIGLPNMVTSVLASYRGFDTLGETVVVFSAMIGVLSLLRLRKRDADKNPESGIKAHRVLQVIAKIVIPMIILFALYVQFHGDFGPGGGFQAGVIAAAAFILYALVFGLSNVFKVVGPTFLRILAVFGVLLYAGVGVYSMAMGGNFLDYNYLAENPLSGQHYGIILIELGVGITVFAVMLSIFYAFDSQIERANIQ
- the mnhG gene encoding monovalent cation/H(+) antiporter subunit G — encoded protein: MLLLDIISGVLLIFGAFFGLSGAVGLFKFPDFFTRVHAASVTDSIAAILVLGGLILQTNLDLNTAKLLFILIFLLITSPTASHVLAKSARHGGLLSMPEKEQQKENEP
- a CDS encoding monovalent cation/H+ antiporter complex subunit F, translated to MTPVLAAVCITILVVMALALARAFKAETVYDRILGVNMFGTKTVLFIAVVGYLMGRPDFLDIAIVYALINFIGMVAVLRFFEYTAPID
- a CDS encoding monovalent cation/H+ antiporter subunit D family protein, yielding MNLWQNIDPSLLISLSILVPFIGSLLVIAAGKFPNLRETITLVTAAILFTIVLAITDYTFQGVVLQQHVIDLFPGLALSFTVEPLGVLFALVASFLWIVTSIYAIGYMRGHNEKNQTRFFCCFALAISSVMAICFSGNLLTLFIFYEVLTLSTYPLVTHAGNDAAKRGGRVYLGILLSTSILFLLFAVMGTYALTGNLTFQAGGVFDNSHSKMIMAILLVLFCYGIGKAAIMPFHRWLPAAMVAPTPVSALLHAVAVVKAGVFSILKIVIYIFGLDTLKELATTDIMLYIGAATILLSSCIAMTKDNLKARLAYSTVSQLSYIVVGALLASSIASAGAALHIATHAVGKITLFFCAGAIMVASHKKNISEMVGLGKKMPITMAAFAIGAISIIGLPPMAGTWSKWYLTIGALETDKLLIVATLMISSLLNIAYLLPIPIKAFFNKASTDNQPWSWQQTQEAPLPMLIAISVTSLGCIVLFFYPQPLIDLINLIPGVATNGEG
- the nhaB gene encoding sodium/proton antiporter NhaB, which produces MNQSAISAFYQNFLGNSPRWYKQAIIACLIINPILFQISPYLAGWALVLEFIFTLAMALKCYPLQPGGLLAIEAVVIGMTSPEQVMHEIQANIEVLLLLIFMVAGIYFMKNLLLFLFAKIVTKIRSKTIVSLLFCVSSAFLSAFLDALTVIAVIIAVAVGFYAVYHKVASGKDNHQHDHDHTCDQGVQEPSRLDLDNFRAYLRNLMMHAGVGTALGGVCTIVGEPQNLIIGQQAGWDFIEFFIRMSPVTIPVFISGIITCILLEKLKWFGYGSTLPESVRNILIDYEKTQSKKRTKKDKVKLIMQGVVGIWLIVGLALHLAAVGLIGLTVIIFATSFTGITEEHQIGHAFEEALPFTALLAVFFAIVAVIIDQQLFTPVITWVLTFEGNMQLVMFYLANGFLSMVSDNVFVGTVYITEVQKALSAGVITRDQFDLLAVAINTGTNLPSVATPNGQAAFLFLLTSAIAPLIRLSYGRMVIMAFPYTIVLTIVGLLAISSGLLEGKTQEFYDAGLISHHVADDSKATSNAH
- a CDS encoding Na+/H+ antiporter subunit E; translation: MHLLKWAILLFGFWLLLSGYYQPLLLTFGLISVAIVIVVIKRMDNVDQQEKSVSTGYRVLRYFLWLISEIIRSSLQVTKLVWGPSKSVSPSLSKINVSKIPHNSRVLYVNSITLTPGTLSVDLEGDELTVHALQKKSIDRLKKGDMENKLKIIWGENE
- a CDS encoding cation:proton antiporter subunit C — its product is MSFIADYYNYWIVVFLMMTGFYIVISASNLVKKVVGLNIFQTSVFMLYISMGKVKGGTAPILTEGATQYSNPLPHVLILTAIVVGVATTAVALSLIVRIKEEYGTVEENEFENKDDAI
- a CDS encoding Na(+)/H(+) antiporter subunit D → MNSLILLPPFLPLLFGALAALFLRGWLRNTVMLIVPIIGALNIYGLDTGVFWSLEFMGYTLEPVKVDKLSLMFGYLFHIASFIAIVYAIHIKDTLQHVAALAYAASAVGAVFAGDLLTLFVFWELLALTSVFLIWARRTDKAYASGLRYLIIQVLSGVMLLAGLLIYAQVNDSLLFTEIGLEHQGIAQIGAWLIFLAFGIKCAFPFVHNWLTDAYPEATPTGTIFLASFTTKVAVYAFARGYPGTELLVWIGVTMACFPIFFAVIENDLRRVLAYSLINQIGFMIVGIGIGTAVALNGAVAHAFNDVIFKGLLMMTMGAVLHMTGKINGSELGGLYKSMPKTTILCIVGAASISAFPLFSGFVSKSMIMSAAVAEGYDVVWLLLLFAAAGVFHHAGIKIPYFAFFAHDSGIRTTEPPRNMLIAMTLAAVACVVIGSFPAQTVYALLPWEANYQPYDLTHVLTQLQLLFFSALAFVWLNQRNMYPPELPSTNLDADWFYRKLAPNVIKRVASAVYHSYQRAELAVVMSIKHIVQRSYDADKNEPRGYFARFWLTDTMVVWVAILLVAYLLLYYI
- a CDS encoding monovalent cation/H+ antiporter subunit D family protein, which encodes MIEQHLATLPIILPLIAAPIALILGRSMLTWAFATLVSALSCIASWQLLMITLSDGALSYALGGWPPPWGIELNVDVTNAFVLLAVSAMSTLVLIYSKDSIEKEINTSNHSLYYTAHLLCLTGLSGMLITGDAFNLFVFLEISSLATYTLVSLASDRRCLTATFRYLVMGTIGATFILIGVGMLYMKTGTLNMADLSTKMAAFESNRTLNTGLAFIMVGVSLKLALFPLHMWLPAAYTHAPSSVTAFLASTATKVAVYVMIRFIFSVFGASHVFETMSMEIILMILAIVAIFKCSYMATVQSNVKTLLAYSSVAQIGYMVLGISLVSIPGLMSGLIHIFNHALMKGALFMAVGAVFYRMGSVNIEAFKGLGKKMPLTMAAFTIAGLSIIGVPLTAGFVSKWYLVTAALEQDLWIVAALVLLGSLLAVVYIGRVLEAAYFQEPPESQDANNIKEVPWLMLMPMWILVLANIYFGINTSLTVEAATSASQWLFQGYNPAGVAL
- the fadR gene encoding fatty acid metabolism transcriptional regulator FadR produces the protein MVIKAHSPAGFAEQYIVESIWNGGFPPGSILPAERELSELIGVTRTTLREVLQRLARDGWLTIKHGKPTKVNNFWDTSSLNVLETLAQLDQEGVPDLVDNLMSARTNISAIYVRGAIRNNPEKTIELLEAYKDIEDTGEAYAEFDYQLNKELVVASGNPIYLLILNGFKGLYSRIGSLYFAHPKGREISRAYYDKLIELAKENKFDDSVLTVRKYGVESGKLWLELKEDVLKELSA